One window of the Primulina eburnea isolate SZY01 chromosome 18, ASM2296580v1, whole genome shotgun sequence genome contains the following:
- the LOC140819385 gene encoding SWI/SNF complex subunit SWI3A: MATMERSPQELELYTIPSYSSWFSWINIHEVERFSLREFFDASSITRSPRIYKEYRDFIISKFREDPSRKLTFTEVRKSLVGDVSVLHKVFTFLEKWGLINFNVDDDKERDNFVGSGKTAPFGSEEEEESWKGRVKVEEGAPYGVRVVAAPNSIKPVVPLPPLPPFVVVDGGGFVGDVGDNGFKWPPLGSYSDVYGELMQQEKKKSLVCGSCEETCDSSRYEYTKDGGLILCEKCFKSGNYEKNMSADDFKLNDSANQASVWTEAETLLLLESMVKHGDDWDLVAKNVGGAKSKLDCISKLIQLPFGNLMVGAADKKFLDIVNNDSHYKQAGLASEESQESVKAENLSYELKDDARQNGDTENEVPAPKRLRTELTSDYGSSLMKQVARISTVVGPHITASAAEAAVTALCYENQCSRGIFDDYDDFVDPKTSPQTSKEKRASEVDHSVDSGRNNQSEILEEASVTKSIIPLNLRTRAAAATALGAAAANAKLLADQEEREIELLMATVLDAQLRKVHRKTKYLDDLESIMEKEGPLIQELEESLVAERLQVLQKICSAGINKTKEPSSVKYQPDTVR; the protein is encoded by the exons ATGGCCACCATGGAAAGAAGCCCTCAGGAGCTGGAGCTCTACACCATTCCAAGCTATTCCA GCTGGTTTTCTTGGATAAACATTCACGAAGTTGAGAGATTTTCTCTGAGGGAATTTTTCGACGCGAGCTCAATCACTAGATCACCCAGGATATACAAAGAGTACAGGGATTTCATCATCTCAAAATTCAGAGAGGACCCTTCAAGAAAACTGACTTTCACCGAGGTGAGGAAGTCACTGGTCGGTGACGTTAGCGTCCTGCACAAAGTTTTCACCTTTTTGGAGAAATGGGGTCTCATTAATTTCAACGTTGATGATGATAAAGAGAGAGATAATTTCGTTGGGAGTGGTAAGACGGCTCCGTTTGGGAgcgaggaggaggaggagagtTGGAAGGGTAGGGTGAAGGTGGAGGAGGGTGCCCCGTATGGGGTGAGAGTTGTGGCTGCTCCTAATTCTATAAAACCGGTGGTGCCGCTGCCGCCCCTGCCCCCGTTTGTGGTGGTGGATGGTGGTGGTTTTGTTGGGGACGTGGGGGATAATGGGTTTAAGTGGCCACCATTGGGGTCGTATTCGGATGTTTACGGGGAATTGATGCAGCAGGAGAAGAAGAAAAGCTTGGTTTGTGGGAGCTGTGAAGAGACTTGTGATTCTTCCCGCTATGAGTACACAAAG GACGGAGGCTTAATTCTTTGTGAAAAGTGTTTCAAAAGTGGTAATTATGAGAAGAACATGTCTGCCGACGATTTCAAGCTAAATGACAGTGCAAATCAGGCATCTGTCTGGACTGAAGCAGAAACTTTACTTCTTTTAGAATCCATGGTTAAGCATGGAGATGATTGGGATCTTGTTGCTAAGAATGTTGGGGGGGCCAAAAGCAAACTGGATTGTATATCAAAGCTTATACAACTGCCCTTCGGCAATCTTATGGTGGGAGCTGCTGATAAAAAGTTTTTGGATATAGTGAACAACGATAGTCATTATAAACAAGCAGGATTAGCTTCTGAGGAATCACAAGAATCTGTGAAAGCAGAGAATCTGAGCTATGAGCTGAAGGATGATGCTCGTCAAAACGGAGACACTGAAAATGAAGTTCCAGCACCGAAAAGATTGCGCACAGAACTAACTTCTGATTATGGCAGTTCTTTGATGAAACAG GTAGCTCGTATTTCGACCGTGGTGGGTCCACACATCACGGCTTCTGCCGCTGAGGCTGCAGTCACAGCCCTTTGTTATGAAAACCAGTGTTCAAGAGGAATATTTGatgattatgatgattttgTTGACCCAAAAACGTCTCCCCAAACTTCCAAAGAAAAGAG AGCATCTGAGGTTGATCATTCAGTTGATAGTGGAAGGAACAATCAATCAG AAATTCTGGAGGAAGCATCTGTTACGAAGAGCATAATACCGTTGAATTTGAGAACCAGGGCAGCAGCTGCAACAGCACTTGGTGCTGCTGCTGCAAACGCCAAGTTGTTGGCTGATCAAGAGGAGAGAGAAATCGAACTTTTAATGGCCACTGTACTGGATGCCCAG CTCAGGAAGGTGCATCGCAAGACAAAATATCTTGATGATCTGGAGTCGATTATGGAAAAAGAAGGTCCCCTAATCCAGGAACTCGAAGAATCTCTCGTCGCGGAACGGCTACAAGTGTTGCAAAAGATATGTAGTGCTGGCATAAACAAAACTAAGGAGCCTTCCTCTGTGAAGTACCAACCTGATACTGTTCGATGA
- the LOC140819447 gene encoding LOW QUALITY PROTEIN: DEK domain-containing chromatin-associated protein 1-like (The sequence of the model RefSeq protein was modified relative to this genomic sequence to represent the inferred CDS: deleted 1 base in 1 codon), with amino-acid sequence MDSEKETMEESRNHEEEKDAAEVEEKAVVKEDAGEVGAEKLGEKEENGDKEEVNEKGVEMGEEKGEGKGNVAEEEEVNEEEQGKGVEEEGSGDEGEDKGKGKEELKVSSKKGSRTGKSKNEKAELSSPRTPGIERPTRERKTVDRFVVNATARGSATKLVAIEKGQGTQLKDIPNVAFKLSKRKADENLQLLHTILFGKKAKVQTLKKNIGLFSGFVWIENEEKQRAKVKDRLDKCVKEKLLDFCAVLNIPVSKATVKKEELSVKLLEFLESPHATTDILLAEKDKSKKRKSKSQASKSSADMAAGKSRKKPKLDSESEKKRKHSSEEQDDKSEHSESEDDQDDDDAVSGAESDKETTNSVEEDDQDEPKKQMVPEKSSSRTSAEKESGSRIGKKSKAASKQSSAKALDTPGNSTKKSSSSKKHVSEAESKSEVRTPTTKKRKVDKQSEETSTPPKDTSSSKKKGSKSSTKVVEKDQGKKGSSKNAKKEPTKEEMHAVVTNILKEVDFNTATLSDILKQLGNHFGIDLMHRKSEIKEIITEVINNMSDDEDAEAAESGDDIGKESKDDKE; translated from the exons ATGGATTCGGAGAAGGAAACCATGGAAGAGAGCAGGAATCATGAAGAGGAGAAGGATGCGGCTGAAGTTGAAGAAAAGGCCGTTGTTAAGGAAGACGCTGGTGAAGTAGGTGCTGAAAAGTTGGGAGAGAAGGAGGAGAATGGAGATAAAGAAGAGGTGAATGAAAAGGGGGTGGAAATGGGAGAGGAAAAGGGGGAAGGTAAAGGAAATGTTGCGGAAGAAGAGGAAGTGAACGAGGAAGAGCAGGGAAAAGGGGTTGAAGAAGAAGGGAGTGGCGACGAAGGAGAAGATAAAGGAAAAGGGAAAGAAGAACTGAAGGTAAGTTCAAAGAAGGGCTCGAGAACAGGTAAGAGCAAAAATGAGAAAGCGGAATTATCATCACCGAGGACGCCAGGAATTGAGAGGCCAACAAGGGAAAGGAAAACGGTGGATAGATTTGTGGTGAACGCAACTGCTAGGGGATCTGCCACCAAGCTTGTGGCCATTGAGAAG GGTCAAGGTACACAGCTTAAGGACATCCCAAATG TGGCTTTCAAGTTGTCTAAGAGAAAAGCTGATGAGAACCTGCAGCTTCTTCACACCATTCTTTTTGGAAAAAAAGCAAAG GTGCaaactttgaagaaaaatatagGCCTCTTTTCTGGTTTTGTATGGATTGAAAATGAG GAAAAGCAGAGAGCTAAAGTTAAAGATAGGCTTGACAAATGTGTCAAAGAAAAATTATTGGATTTTTGTGCTGTCCTTAACATTCCTGTATCCAAAGCTACTGTAAAGAAG GAAGAACTCTCGGTGAAGTTATTAGAATTCTTAGAATCTCCTCATGCTACGACTGATATCTTACTCGCTGAAAAGGATAAG AGTAAGAAGCGAAAGAGCAAG TCTCAGGCAAGCAAAAGTTCTGCTGACATGGCTGCTGGAAAATCAAGAAAG AAACCAAAATTGGACTCTGAATCTGAGAAAAAGAGAAAGCATTCAAGCGAGGAACAAGATGATAAAAGTGAGCATTCAGAAAGTGAAGATGACCAAGACGATGACGATGCTGTTTCTGGAGCAGAAAGTGACAAGGAGACAACTAATTCAGTGGAAGAAGATGATCAAGATGAACCCAAAAAGCAGATGGTTCCTGAGAAGAGTTCTTCGAGAACAAGCGCCGAAAAGGAATCTGGAAGTAGGATTGGAAAGAAGTCCAAAGCAGCGAGTAAACAAAGCTCTGCCAAAGCGCTAGACACCCCTGGCAATTCTACCAAAAAATCTTCCAGTTCAAAGAAACATGTTTCCGAAGCTGAATCCAAGAGTGAAGTAAGGACACCCACGACTAAGAAACGAAAAGTTGATAAGCAGAGTGAGGAAACAAGTACACCTCCAAAGGATACATCTTCAAGCAAGAAAAAGGGAAGCAAGTCTTCTACCAAAGTGGTGGAAAAGGATCAAG GTAAAAAGGGAAGTAGCAAAAATGCCAAGAAAGAACCCACTAAAGAAGAAATGCATGCGGTGGTAACAAATATACTGAAGGAAGTAGATTTTAACACC GCAACATTATCTGACATTCTCAAACAACTCG GAAATCACTTTGGGATAGACCTGATGCATAGGAAATCAGAGATTAAAGAAATAATCACGGAAGTCATAAATAACATGTCCGATGATGAAGATGCAGAGGCGGCTGAATCTGGAGACGATATAGGAAAAGAGAGCAAGGACGACAAGGAGTAA